The Ancylobacter sp. WKF20 genome contains a region encoding:
- the fliI gene encoding flagellar protein export ATPase FliI: protein MNALRRLEAAVQSSLVEIPLVRASGTVREVAPTHFRVAGLSAHLRLGECVSVEAEGRRIIGEVVRLDGDGATVKPFDERVALGMGASAYKSGPLSFRPDPSWKGRVINALGQPLDGQGPLLVGDVAMPLDADPPEAMSRSRIDKPLHTGVRVIDLFTPLCEGQRIGIFAGSGVGKSTLLSMLARCQGFDTVVVALVGERGREVREFLEGPLAPNRHRAVVVVATSDESPMMRRLAPRAGFAVAEYFRDAGDSVLLIVDSVTRYAHAARDVALAAGEPAVARGYAPSVFSTLPRLLERAGPGREGTGSISAVFSVLVDGDDHNDPVADAIRGTLDGHIVLDRAIADQGRFPAVNVLRSVSRLADLVWSPEQRELVRRLKGLIARFEDTKDLRLMGGYTPGTDAELDQAVTVVPRIYDALRQYADSPPSGDPFAELAQAIRG from the coding sequence ATGAACGCGCTCAGGCGTCTTGAGGCGGCGGTTCAGTCGAGCCTGGTGGAGATCCCGCTGGTGCGCGCGAGCGGCACGGTGCGCGAGGTCGCGCCGACCCATTTCCGCGTCGCCGGCCTGTCGGCCCATCTGCGCCTCGGCGAGTGCGTCTCGGTGGAGGCGGAGGGCCGCCGCATCATCGGCGAGGTGGTCCGCCTCGATGGCGACGGCGCGACGGTGAAGCCGTTCGACGAGCGCGTGGCGCTCGGCATGGGCGCCAGCGCCTATAAGAGCGGGCCGCTTTCCTTCCGCCCTGATCCTTCCTGGAAGGGCCGGGTGATCAATGCGCTCGGACAGCCGCTGGACGGGCAGGGCCCGCTGCTCGTCGGCGATGTCGCCATGCCGCTCGACGCCGACCCGCCGGAGGCGATGAGCCGCTCGCGCATCGACAAGCCGCTGCACACCGGCGTGCGGGTGATCGACCTGTTCACCCCGCTCTGCGAGGGCCAGCGCATCGGCATCTTCGCCGGCTCGGGCGTCGGCAAGTCGACGCTGCTCTCCATGCTGGCGCGCTGCCAGGGCTTCGACACGGTGGTCGTCGCCCTTGTCGGCGAGCGCGGGCGCGAGGTGCGCGAATTCCTCGAAGGTCCGCTGGCGCCGAACCGGCACCGCGCGGTCGTCGTCGTCGCCACGAGCGATGAAAGTCCGATGATGCGCCGCCTCGCGCCGCGCGCCGGCTTCGCCGTGGCCGAGTATTTCCGCGATGCCGGCGACAGCGTGCTGCTGATCGTCGACAGTGTGACCCGCTACGCCCATGCCGCGCGCGACGTGGCGCTGGCGGCCGGTGAGCCCGCCGTGGCGCGCGGCTATGCGCCGAGCGTGTTCAGCACCCTACCGCGCCTCCTGGAGAGGGCGGGACCGGGGCGCGAGGGCACCGGCTCGATCTCCGCCGTGTTCTCCGTGCTGGTGGATGGCGACGACCATAACGACCCGGTCGCCGACGCCATTCGCGGCACGCTGGACGGGCACATCGTGCTCGACCGCGCCATTGCCGATCAGGGCCGCTTCCCGGCGGTGAACGTGCTGCGCTCGGTCTCGCGCCTCGCCGATCTCGTCTGGTCGCCCGAGCAGCGCGAGCTGGTGCGCCGGCTGAAGGGGCTGATCGCCCGCTTCGAGGACACCAAGGATCTCCGGCTCATGGGCGGCTACACGCCCGGCACCGATGCCGAGCTCGACCAGGCCGTGACCGTGGTGCCGCGCATCTATGACGCGCTGCGCCAATACGCCGACTCCCCGCCGAGCGGGGATCCCTTCGCCGAACTCGCCCAAGCCATTCGCGGCTAG
- the flaF gene encoding flagellar biosynthesis regulator FlaF yields MYRFTYAEILGDSGVEGREEERLALDHALALLTKAQENGPSSPEATQAVLYLQKLWGFLIRDLSDPHNELAETLRGNLISIGLWVIKEADQIMQERSTNFSGLIEVNRSIRDGLM; encoded by the coding sequence ATGTATCGCTTCACCTATGCCGAGATCCTGGGAGACTCCGGTGTCGAGGGGCGCGAGGAAGAGCGGCTTGCGCTCGACCATGCGCTGGCCCTGCTGACCAAGGCCCAGGAAAACGGCCCTTCCTCGCCCGAAGCCACCCAGGCGGTGCTCTATCTCCAGAAGCTCTGGGGTTTCCTCATCCGCGACCTCTCCGACCCGCATAATGAGCTGGCCGAGACGCTGCGCGGCAACCTGATCTCCATCGGGCTCTGGGTCATCAAGGAGGCGGATCAGATCATGCAGGAACGCTCCACCAACTTCTCCGGCCTCATCGAGGTCAATCGTTCCATCCGTGACGGCCTGATGTGA
- the flgF gene encoding flagellar basal-body rod protein FlgF has product MTSIYVGLSMQMAAERRLATIAGNIANVNTPGYRAEEVKFETMLSQAGSGDVAFVSEGDSYTSLKPGNVSYTGNPLDLAPQGDAWFAVRGPSGPLYTRDGRFQLGPNGGLRTVDNMPVLDSSGTQITIDASAGPVNISADGAITQAGNRVGTVGLFTMPAGATLTRHGSSTVSPDRPASPVQDYSRFGIRQGYVEGSNVDPIMEMTRMIAVQRSFEMAAQAVQQGEDSTSEAIRTLGPS; this is encoded by the coding sequence GTGACAAGCATCTATGTCGGCCTGTCGATGCAGATGGCGGCGGAGCGCCGCCTGGCCACCATCGCCGGCAACATCGCCAATGTGAACACGCCCGGCTACCGCGCCGAGGAAGTGAAGTTCGAGACCATGCTCTCGCAGGCCGGGAGCGGTGACGTGGCCTTCGTCTCGGAAGGCGACAGCTACACCTCGCTGAAACCGGGCAATGTGTCCTATACCGGCAACCCGCTCGACCTTGCCCCGCAGGGCGATGCCTGGTTCGCGGTGCGCGGCCCCTCGGGCCCGCTCTATACACGCGACGGACGTTTCCAGCTCGGGCCGAATGGCGGCCTGCGCACGGTGGACAACATGCCGGTGCTCGATTCGAGCGGCACGCAGATCACCATCGACGCCTCCGCCGGGCCGGTGAACATCAGCGCCGATGGCGCGATCACCCAGGCCGGCAATCGGGTCGGCACGGTCGGCCTGTTCACCATGCCCGCCGGGGCGACGCTGACGCGGCACGGCTCCTCCACCGTCTCCCCGGACCGCCCGGCGAGCCCGGTTCAGGACTATTCCCGTTTCGGAATCCGCCAGGGCTATGTGGAGGGCTCGAACGTCGATCCGATCATGGAAATGACGCGGATGATCGCGGTGCAGCGCAGCTTCGAGATGGCGGCGCAGGCGGTGCAGCAGGGCGAGGATTCGACGTCGGAAGCCATCCGCACGCTGGGGCCGTCCTGA
- the flgK gene encoding flagellar hook-associated protein FlgK, which translates to MSLSVAFNAARSSLFSTSSQIETTARNISGAGQAGTSRKLAITTTMGDGGATVISVSRASDNALFTRMLTATSHTADKQALLNGLERLQTTVGDPESDASPAARLGALSDALAQYANMPDDPSIAGEVVVKAQYLATSLNTAADAVHKVRTDADTAMARSVSRVNDLLKQFEVENTTVVRGTAIGADVTDAMDRRDTLLASLAEEMGVTAISRGNNDMLIYTDGGATLFETRPRTVSFTTTPVLTAGMTGRAVMVDGVSVTGDDATMPLRSGRLVGLAELRDRTSVVFENQLDQMAQGLMSAFAEIDHTGGGAPDMPGLFTDGSGTLPATSTGAASRIAVNPAVDSAQGGTLTLLRDGGINGAAYEANATGAASFADEIRRLHTSVSAVRSFDPAAEIGSSASLADFGQASVGWLEGARQAASTKAESEKALLAHASDALSNATGINMDDEYARQLELERSYQASSKLIAIINDLYDTLLQAVR; encoded by the coding sequence ATGAGCCTCTCGGTCGCCTTCAACGCCGCCCGGTCCTCGCTGTTCAGCACGTCCTCGCAGATCGAGACGACGGCGCGGAACATTTCGGGGGCCGGTCAGGCTGGCACATCGCGCAAGCTTGCCATCACCACCACCATGGGCGATGGCGGGGCGACCGTGATCAGCGTGTCGCGCGCGAGCGACAACGCGCTCTTCACGCGCATGCTCACCGCCACCTCGCACACTGCCGACAAGCAGGCGTTGCTCAATGGGCTGGAGCGGCTGCAGACGACCGTGGGCGATCCCGAATCCGACGCCTCCCCGGCGGCGCGCCTCGGCGCCTTGTCCGATGCGCTGGCGCAATATGCCAATATGCCGGACGACCCTTCCATCGCCGGCGAGGTGGTGGTCAAGGCACAGTATCTGGCGACCTCGCTGAACACGGCGGCCGATGCCGTGCACAAGGTGCGCACCGATGCGGACACCGCGATGGCGCGCTCGGTCAGCCGCGTCAACGACCTGCTGAAGCAGTTCGAGGTGGAGAACACCACCGTCGTGCGCGGCACGGCGATCGGCGCGGACGTGACCGACGCGATGGACCGGCGCGACACGCTGCTCGCCTCGCTCGCCGAGGAGATGGGCGTCACCGCGATCAGCCGCGGCAATAACGACATGCTGATCTACACCGATGGCGGCGCGACCCTCTTCGAGACACGCCCGCGCACGGTGAGCTTCACCACCACGCCCGTCCTCACCGCCGGCATGACCGGCCGGGCGGTGATGGTCGATGGCGTCAGCGTCACCGGCGACGACGCCACCATGCCGCTGCGCTCGGGCCGGCTGGTCGGCCTCGCCGAACTGCGCGACCGCACGAGCGTGGTGTTCGAGAACCAGCTTGACCAGATGGCGCAGGGGCTGATGAGCGCCTTCGCCGAGATCGACCACACCGGCGGCGGCGCGCCCGACATGCCGGGCCTGTTCACCGACGGTTCGGGCACGCTGCCGGCCACTTCCACCGGTGCGGCGAGCCGCATCGCGGTCAACCCGGCCGTCGACAGCGCGCAGGGTGGCACGCTGACCCTGCTGCGCGACGGCGGCATCAACGGCGCGGCCTATGAGGCGAACGCGACCGGTGCCGCCAGCTTCGCCGATGAAATCCGCCGGCTGCACACCAGCGTCTCGGCGGTGCGCAGCTTCGATCCGGCCGCCGAGATCGGCAGCTCGGCGAGCCTCGCCGATTTTGGCCAGGCCTCCGTCGGCTGGCTGGAAGGCGCCCGCCAGGCGGCCTCCACCAAGGCGGAGAGCGAGAAGGCGCTGCTGGCGCACGCCTCCGACGCGCTGTCCAACGCCACCGGCATCAACATGGACGACGAATATGCCCGCCAGCTCGAGCTGGAGCGCAGCTATCAGGCGTCGTCCAAGCTGATCGCGATCATCAACGATCTCTACGACACCTTGCTGCAGGCGGTGCGCTGA
- a CDS encoding flagellar hook protein FlgE yields the protein MSLYGMMRTGVSGMSAQSNKLGTIADNIANSNTAGYKRSTTEFSTLLLQSGTGEYNSGAVNTSVRYSVSQQGALNYTTSATDLAIQGNGFFLVADPDGTSYLSRAGSFAVDASTGNLVNTAGFTLMGYDITAGDPDVVLNGAGALQAVKVADVRLAANPSRVGTFAANLPSADTAIAGDTPADNSATSTYSQKSSLVTFDNLGNEVTLDFFLSKTSNAPIEWEMTVFDRADAPATGDFPYTAAPLASQALTFDNLGNLTSTPSFALNVPNGQTLTLDLTGMTQLADGYTPLSATVDGNAPSSVSGVEIAKDGVVSAIDLNGRKSPLYKIPLAFVTSPDKLNPKAGNVFETTNESGAIQVGFANDGGLGSMISGATERSNVDMANELTEMIAAQRDYTANSKVFQTGSELLDVLMNLKR from the coding sequence ATGAGCCTCTACGGCATGATGCGCACCGGCGTATCCGGTATGTCGGCGCAGTCGAACAAGCTCGGCACCATTGCCGACAACATCGCCAACTCGAACACCGCGGGCTACAAGCGCTCCACCACCGAATTCTCCACCCTGCTGCTGCAGAGCGGCACGGGTGAGTATAATTCCGGCGCGGTGAACACCTCCGTGCGCTATTCGGTCAGCCAGCAGGGGGCGCTCAACTACACGACCTCCGCGACCGATCTCGCCATTCAGGGCAACGGCTTCTTCCTGGTCGCCGATCCCGACGGCACGTCCTATCTCTCGCGCGCCGGCTCCTTCGCCGTGGATGCCTCGACCGGCAATCTGGTGAACACCGCCGGCTTCACGCTGATGGGCTACGACATCACCGCCGGCGACCCGGACGTCGTTCTCAATGGCGCCGGCGCCCTGCAGGCGGTCAAGGTCGCCGATGTGCGCCTCGCGGCCAATCCGAGCCGTGTCGGCACCTTCGCGGCCAACCTGCCCTCGGCCGATACCGCCATCGCTGGCGACACCCCGGCCGACAATTCGGCGACCTCGACCTATTCGCAGAAGTCCTCGCTCGTCACCTTCGACAATCTCGGCAACGAGGTGACGCTCGACTTCTTCCTGAGCAAGACCAGCAACGCGCCCATCGAATGGGAAATGACGGTGTTCGACCGCGCTGACGCGCCGGCGACCGGCGACTTCCCCTATACGGCGGCCCCGCTCGCCTCGCAGGCGCTGACCTTCGACAATCTCGGCAACCTGACCTCGACGCCGAGCTTCGCGCTCAACGTGCCGAACGGCCAGACGCTGACGCTCGATCTCACCGGGATGACCCAGCTCGCCGACGGCTACACCCCGCTTTCGGCGACGGTGGACGGCAACGCGCCGAGCTCGGTGTCGGGCGTTGAAATCGCCAAGGACGGCGTGGTTTCGGCCATCGACCTGAACGGGCGCAAGTCGCCGCTCTACAAGATCCCGCTCGCATTCGTCACCAGCCCGGACAAGCTGAACCCGAAGGCCGGCAATGTGTTCGAGACCACCAACGAATCCGGTGCCATCCAGGTCGGCTTCGCCAATGATGGCGGCCTCGGTTCGATGATCTCCGGCGCCACCGAACGCTCCAATGTCGACATGGCGAACGAGCTCACCGAGATGATCGCCGCCCAGCGCGACTACACCGCCAATTCCAAGGTGTTCCAGACCGGTTCGGAACTGCTCGACGTCTTGATGAACCTCAAGCGGTGA
- a CDS encoding flagellar biosynthetic protein FliR: protein MMSQADALIVPGFLIFCRIGACFMLMPGFASARLPMKVRLFLALGVSLALLPLLEQRVVVALSGARLSDFLLAIASELATGGIIGLLARIFVLSFQTLTTAAAQSIGVAMPAGMTIEDEQMPEITILLSVGAVVLIFVTGQHWEIIRALVDSYGRIPPAQALNAGGVLTQAVDQLSATFVLALRLASPFLIYSVIVNLAVGITNKLTPQIPVYFIAMPFVTLGGLLLLYAIADDMLAMFIDAFGVWMKGG, encoded by the coding sequence ATGATGTCGCAGGCGGACGCGCTGATCGTCCCCGGCTTCCTGATCTTCTGCCGCATTGGCGCCTGCTTCATGCTGATGCCCGGCTTCGCCAGTGCCCGCCTGCCGATGAAGGTGCGGCTGTTCCTCGCGCTCGGCGTCTCGCTCGCCCTGCTGCCGCTGCTGGAACAGCGCGTCGTCGTCGCGCTGTCGGGCGCGCGGCTTTCGGACTTTCTGCTCGCCATCGCCAGCGAACTGGCGACCGGGGGCATCATCGGCCTGCTGGCGCGCATCTTCGTGCTGTCCTTCCAGACGCTCACCACGGCGGCCGCCCAGTCGATCGGCGTCGCCATGCCCGCGGGCATGACCATCGAAGACGAGCAGATGCCGGAAATCACCATTCTGCTCAGCGTCGGTGCCGTGGTGCTGATCTTCGTCACCGGCCAGCACTGGGAGATCATCCGGGCGCTGGTGGATTCCTATGGCCGCATCCCCCCGGCCCAGGCGCTGAACGCCGGCGGCGTGCTCACCCAGGCGGTGGATCAGCTGTCCGCCACCTTCGTGCTGGCGCTGCGGCTCGCGAGCCCCTTCCTGATCTATTCGGTCATCGTGAACCTCGCCGTCGGCATCACCAACAAGCTGACGCCGCAGATCCCCGTCTATTTCATCGCCATGCCCTTCGTGACGCTGGGTGGCCTGCTGCTGCTCTACGCCATCGCCGACGACATGCTGGCCATGTTCATCGACGCCTTCGGCGTGTGGATGAAGGGCGGCTGA
- the flbT gene encoding flagellar biosynthesis repressor FlbT, translated as MLISLKPGERIFLNGAVIRVDRKVTIELLNDVAFLMESHVLQVEDTTTPLRQLYFVVQTMLIEPRKMEAAQAVFTQQLAGLMTSFNNDSMVTALAQVGELVESGRLFEALRVIRRLFMIEAAILDTGAPKAA; from the coding sequence ATGCTGATTTCGCTGAAACCCGGTGAACGCATTTTCCTCAACGGAGCGGTGATCCGCGTCGACCGCAAGGTCACGATCGAGCTGCTCAACGACGTCGCTTTCCTGATGGAAAGCCACGTCCTGCAGGTCGAGGACACCACTACCCCGCTGCGCCAGCTCTATTTCGTGGTGCAGACCATGCTGATCGAGCCGCGCAAGATGGAGGCGGCGCAGGCCGTGTTCACTCAGCAGCTCGCCGGTCTGATGACCAGCTTCAACAACGACTCGATGGTGACCGCGCTCGCGCAGGTCGGCGAACTCGTTGAATCCGGCCGACTTTTCGAGGCGCTGCGGGTGATCCGCCGCCTGTTCATGATCGAGGCGGCCATTCTCGACACCGGCGCGCCCAAGGCGGCGTGA
- a CDS encoding flagellar hook-associated family protein has product MRTTFISTLTVMNSPRNALPRLQSELADASKELTTGRRADLGLSLGVGTAESVRLRAEDASVRRYFDGNSAMAAQLERTQATLDDMRTQADKFQQMLSSISDADGAASVLQQQAGGFLDALTSTLNLTDGRRYLFGGINSGQKPINNLDEGPGAAIVTAFNTRFGFDPSDPATGTIPAADLENFIDNEFAAMFEEPGWSATWSDASSTNLRSSISPLERIETSANANEPAMRKLAMAYTMVAALGTEHLRGSALAMVMDKARSLTGTGTSELISISTRLGTSQNRIEAANSLMQRGLDTIGKRIDKLESVDPAEAKTKLDLISTQIEMSYSLTARILKMSIMNYV; this is encoded by the coding sequence ATGCGAACGACCTTCATCTCCACCCTTACCGTGATGAATTCGCCGCGCAACGCGCTGCCGCGCCTGCAATCCGAACTCGCCGATGCGAGCAAGGAGCTGACCACCGGCCGGCGCGCCGATCTCGGCCTGTCGCTCGGCGTCGGCACGGCGGAAAGCGTGCGGCTGCGGGCCGAGGACGCTTCGGTTCGCCGCTATTTCGACGGCAACTCGGCCATGGCCGCGCAGCTTGAGCGCACCCAGGCGACGCTCGACGACATGCGCACCCAGGCCGACAAGTTCCAGCAGATGCTGTCGAGCATCTCCGATGCCGACGGCGCCGCGTCTGTCTTGCAGCAGCAGGCGGGGGGCTTTCTCGATGCCCTGACCTCGACGCTGAACCTGACCGATGGCCGGCGCTATCTGTTCGGCGGTATCAATAGCGGGCAGAAGCCGATCAATAATCTGGACGAGGGCCCCGGCGCGGCGATCGTGACCGCGTTCAACACGCGCTTCGGCTTTGACCCGTCCGATCCGGCCACCGGCACCATTCCCGCGGCCGACCTCGAGAACTTCATCGACAACGAGTTCGCCGCGATGTTCGAGGAACCGGGCTGGAGCGCCACCTGGTCGGACGCGTCGAGCACCAATCTGCGCAGCAGCATCTCGCCGCTCGAGCGCATCGAGACTTCCGCCAACGCCAATGAACCAGCCATGCGCAAGCTTGCGATGGCATACACGATGGTGGCGGCGCTGGGGACCGAACATCTCAGGGGCTCCGCGCTTGCGATGGTCATGGACAAGGCGCGCTCGCTCACCGGCACGGGGACGAGCGAGCTGATCTCGATCAGCACGCGGCTCGGCACCTCGCAGAACCGTATTGAGGCGGCGAATTCGCTGATGCAGCGCGGGCTCGACACCATCGGCAAGCGCATCGACAAGCTGGAATCCGTGGACCCCGCGGAAGCCAAGACGAAGCTGGACCTGATATCTACCCAGATCGAGATGTCCTACTCGCTGACGGCGCGAATACTGAAAATGTCCATCATGAACTACGTCTGA
- the fliQ gene encoding flagellar biosynthesis protein FliQ, which produces MNEVDALDVVQSAIWTIIVASGPAVAAAMLVGVAIALFQALTQIQEVTLTFIPKIIAVLVVSALTATFIGQQILAFTEEVYGRIGTGF; this is translated from the coding sequence ATGAACGAGGTCGATGCGCTCGATGTCGTCCAGTCGGCGATCTGGACGATCATCGTCGCCTCGGGGCCCGCGGTGGCCGCCGCCATGCTGGTGGGCGTTGCCATCGCCCTGTTCCAGGCGCTGACGCAGATCCAGGAGGTCACGCTGACCTTCATTCCGAAGATCATCGCCGTTCTCGTTGTTTCCGCCCTCACCGCCACCTTCATCGGCCAGCAGATCCTCGCCTTCACTGAGGAGGTCTATGGCCGCATCGGCACCGGATTCTGA
- the flhA gene encoding flagellar biosynthesis protein FlhA, whose amino-acid sequence MTDLTATTAGTEHKSRRDIGFAVGVVAILAVLFLPIPPALIDFGLALSIAVSVLILMVSLWIQKPLEFSAFPTVLLIATLLRLALGIATTRLILAHGADGVHSAGHIISGFSQLVMGGDFVIGIVVFVILITVNFLVITKGATRIAEVGARFTLDAIPGKQMAIDADLNAGLIDDKQAQLRRSELEEESSFFGSMDGASKFVRGEAVAGLIIIAVNIFGGIIIGVTRHGLPLGEAADIFTRLSVGDGLVSQIPALIVSLAAGLLVSKGGTRGSTDKAVLGQLGAYPRALYVAASLMFGLALVPGLPFLPFAALGGVMAFVGYQVPLHLARQKEMARAQEAEAQKALAADIKDSVKETLRTAEIEIAVGKQLATVVMRNPGELAHRIGKMRRKFAERYGFVVPDIKVTEALNVPGKSYQIRMHGTVVSSFEMRIGELLVVVGEGPRPDVPGDDVREPAFGMKALWVSEAYTAEVKREGFAAIDALSIMLTHASEVVSNNLAQLLSYKDMRALLDRLDPEYKRLIEDICPAQISYSGLQAVLKLLLAERVSVRNLHLILEAVAEIVPHARRSEQVVEHVRMRMAQQICGDLSEGGHLNVLRLGGKWDLTFHESLKRDSKGEVAEFDIDPRLVEQFGAEASTAIRERMKTAGSFALVTAPDARPYVRMIIERMFPSLPVLSHVEIARGAEIRSLGAIS is encoded by the coding sequence ATGACCGATCTCACCGCCACCACCGCCGGGACTGAGCATAAGTCACGCCGCGATATCGGCTTCGCCGTCGGCGTCGTCGCCATCCTCGCGGTGCTGTTCCTGCCGATCCCGCCGGCGCTGATCGACTTCGGCCTCGCTCTGTCGATCGCCGTGTCGGTGCTGATCCTCATGGTGTCGCTGTGGATCCAGAAGCCGCTTGAGTTCTCCGCCTTCCCGACCGTACTGCTGATCGCGACGCTTCTGCGCCTCGCGCTCGGCATCGCCACGACGCGCCTCATCCTCGCCCATGGCGCGGACGGGGTGCATTCGGCCGGTCACATCATTTCCGGCTTCTCGCAGCTGGTGATGGGCGGCGACTTCGTCATCGGCATCGTGGTGTTCGTGATCCTGATCACGGTCAACTTCCTCGTCATAACCAAGGGCGCGACGCGTATCGCGGAAGTGGGCGCGCGCTTCACCCTCGACGCCATCCCCGGCAAGCAGATGGCGATCGACGCCGATCTCAATGCTGGCCTTATCGACGACAAGCAGGCGCAGCTGCGCCGCTCCGAGCTGGAAGAGGAAAGCTCCTTCTTCGGCTCGATGGACGGCGCCTCGAAATTCGTGCGCGGCGAGGCGGTCGCCGGCCTCATCATCATCGCCGTCAACATCTTCGGCGGCATCATCATCGGCGTGACGCGCCACGGCCTGCCGCTGGGCGAGGCGGCGGACATCTTCACCCGCCTTTCAGTCGGTGACGGCCTCGTCTCGCAGATCCCCGCCCTGATCGTCTCGCTCGCCGCCGGCCTTCTGGTGTCGAAGGGCGGCACGCGCGGTTCGACCGACAAGGCGGTGCTCGGCCAGCTCGGCGCCTATCCGCGCGCGCTCTACGTCGCCGCCAGCCTTATGTTCGGCCTGGCGCTGGTGCCGGGCCTGCCCTTCCTGCCCTTCGCGGCGCTGGGCGGCGTGATGGCCTTTGTCGGCTACCAGGTGCCGCTGCACCTCGCCCGGCAGAAGGAGATGGCACGCGCCCAGGAAGCTGAGGCGCAGAAGGCCCTCGCCGCCGATATCAAGGATTCGGTCAAGGAGACGCTGCGCACGGCCGAGATCGAGATCGCCGTCGGCAAGCAGCTCGCCACCGTCGTCATGCGCAATCCCGGCGAGCTCGCCCACCGCATCGGCAAGATGCGGCGCAAATTCGCCGAGCGCTATGGCTTCGTGGTGCCGGACATCAAGGTGACCGAGGCGCTCAACGTTCCCGGCAAGTCCTACCAGATCCGCATGCACGGCACCGTCGTCTCCTCTTTCGAGATGCGCATCGGCGAATTGCTGGTGGTGGTCGGCGAGGGCCCGCGCCCGGACGTGCCGGGCGACGATGTGCGCGAGCCGGCTTTCGGCATGAAGGCGCTCTGGGTCTCCGAGGCCTACACGGCCGAGGTGAAGCGCGAGGGCTTCGCCGCCATCGACGCGCTGTCGATCATGCTGACCCATGCCAGCGAGGTCGTGTCCAACAATCTGGCGCAGCTTCTGTCCTACAAGGACATGCGCGCGCTGCTCGACCGGCTCGACCCCGAATACAAGCGGCTGATCGAGGACATCTGCCCGGCGCAGATCTCCTATTCCGGCCTTCAGGCCGTGCTGAAGCTGCTGTTGGCCGAGCGCGTCTCGGTGCGCAACCTGCACCTCATCCTCGAAGCGGTGGCCGAGATCGTGCCGCATGCCCGGCGCTCGGAGCAGGTGGTCGAGCATGTGCGCATGCGCATGGCGCAGCAGATCTGCGGCGATCTCTCCGAGGGCGGTCACCTCAATGTGCTGCGCCTTGGCGGCAAATGGGATCTCACCTTCCATGAGAGCCTGAAGCGCGATTCCAAGGGCGAGGTCGCCGAGTTCGACATCGACCCGCGCCTCGTCGAGCAGTTCGGCGCGGAAGCCTCCACGGCGATCCGCGAGCGGATGAAGACGGCGGGCAGCTTCGCCCTGGTTACCGCCCCGGATGCGCGGCCCTATGTGCGCATGATCATCGAGCGCATGTTCCCCTCGCTGCCGGTGCTCTCCCATGTCGAGATCGCCCGCGGCGCCGAGATACGCTCGCTCGGAGCCATCTCATGA
- the flgD gene encoding flagellar hook assembly protein FlgD: MTSVNPLASTGAASTSAASAAKPQTLDYTAFLQLLIAQMKYQDPTEPMDTAQYMGQLASFSQVEQSMSANAKLDSLLTSSSLQIADAAIGRTVTSADGTVSGTVTSVRIAADAPMAMLADGREVALTSGVRMS; the protein is encoded by the coding sequence ATGACATCGGTTAACCCGCTCGCCTCCACAGGCGCGGCCTCGACCTCGGCCGCGTCCGCCGCCAAGCCGCAGACGCTCGACTACACGGCGTTCCTCCAGCTCCTCATCGCCCAGATGAAGTACCAGGATCCGACCGAGCCGATGGACACGGCGCAGTATATGGGCCAGCTCGCCTCGTTCTCGCAGGTCGAGCAGAGCATGTCGGCCAACGCCAAGCTCGACTCGCTGCTGACCTCCTCCTCGCTGCAGATCGCCGACGCCGCCATCGGCCGAACGGTGACCAGCGCCGACGGTACAGTCTCCGGCACGGTCACCTCGGTGCGCATCGCGGCCGATGCGCCGATGGCCATGCTCGCCGACGGGCGCGAAGTCGCGCTCACCTCCGGCGTGCGGATGTCCTGA